In Haloarcula limicola, the genomic stretch TCTCGACGGTGACCGCTTCGGGGATTCCGTCGCCGAAGTCCTCTTCGACCCACACTTCGACGCGTTCGAGCAGTTCCGCCGCTTCGCCGAGTTCCTCGGGGGCGTCCGGGTCGACCGAACGGGTGCTGGCGATTGCGACGAAGTGTAATTCGACCGGGCCGTCGGTGACCGCCGACCGGGCCTCGTCGACGACGTACGCGACGGTGTTTCGCATCGTCACGGAGTCGTCGACCGGGACCAGCAGACGGCGGGCGTCGGATGTAGTCACAGTGGTTTGGTGAGAATCCTGTCCGTGTGTTTCGCAGGCGTTACAGTCGTTGTTGTGGACGAACCGTGGAACGGAGAAAACTATTTCGCATTACGGCAGTAGATAGCAGGGACAGGGTCGGTCGTCGCGCGGCGACGACCTCTCCGGTCGACACGCCGATTAGTCGCGCGCTCGTACCGTCCGCCCTACGACGATGGATTCCCCTCAGTTCGACGAGTTCGACCACGAGACGCACATGCGCGAGGCCTTCGCGCTCGCGCGTGAAGCCGCGGCCCGCGGCGACGAGCCGTTCGGGTCGGTGCTCGTCCGCGACGACGTGGTCGTCATGTCCGACTCGAACCGAGTAGTGACGGAAGCCGACATCCGACGCCACCCCGAACTCCACCTCGCCCACCGCGCGTGCCGGGAATACGACGCCGAAGAGCGCTCGGAGATGGTCATGTACACGAGCACCGAGCCGTGTCCGATGTGCGCCGGCGGGATGGCGACGGCGGGGTTCGGTCGCGTCGTCTACAGCGTCGACCACGAGGAGATAGCGGCGTTCACCGGTGACGAGCCGGCACCCGGCTCCGCGGAGATTCTGGAGGGAACCACCGACGTCGTCGGCCCGGTCCTGAACGACGAGGGCCGACAGATTCACCGGGAGTTCGACTGGTGACGGCCTCCTCGCCCGCGGCGTCAGTATCCCTGTGAGACGAAGTGGAGCCCGACGATCCCGAACACGATCACGGAGATGAAGAGGAGGCGGGCGCTCGTCGCCGGTTCGTCGAACAGGACGATACCGAGCGCCGCGGTGCCGACGGCTCCGATCCCGGTCCAGACGGCGTACGCCGTCCCGATGGGGAGGTCCTGGACCGCTCTCGCCAGCAACACCATGCTGACGACGAGCGAGAGGACCGTGCCCGCGGTGGGTAGCGGTTTCGAGAGGCCGTCGGAGTACTCGAGACCGATCGCCCAGCCGACTTCGAACAACCCGGCGACGAAGAGGAGGAGCCAGGACATCTCGTCGCTCCTTCTCCGCTAACCGGACTATGGCTTTCGGTATCGAGTCGACGTCACCGGGCGACCCGGTATGCCGTCGAACGCCGCTAGCTCCGACCGCGACGGGCGATCCACGTCGCGATTCCTCATCCGTTCAGCGTCGTTCGCAGTTCCTCGGCGACGCGCAGCCCGAGCCCCCCCTTGTCGCCGACGTACTCGCTCGCGTCGTCGTCGCGGACGAACAGCGCGCGCGTCTCGGCTTCGCCCATCACGCTCGCGTCGTTGGCGACGACGAACGCGAGGCCGACCCGGTCGCGGAGTTCGCGGGCGCGGGCGACCAGCGTCTCGTCGTCGCCGGCCGATTCGACCTTGAAGCCGACGATGGGAAGCTCCGGGTGGGCCTCTCGAACCGTGTCGATGAGCTTCGGCGTCGGTTCGAGCGAGAGGGTCAGGTTCTCCCGGCCGCTCTTTATCTTCTCGTCGGCTCGGGAGACGGTGTAATCGGAGATGGCGGCCGCCGAGACCAGCGCGTCGGCGTCGGACGCGAGATCGGCGACGGCGGCGGTCATCTCGGCGGCCGACTCGACCGGTTCGACGGCGGCGTAGGGCACCTCCGGGCCGTCGTGGACCAGCGTCACGTCCGCGCCGTGGACGTGACACGCCCGCGCGACGGCGCGGCCGGTTTGGCCCGAGGCGCGACTTGAGAGCGTCCGCACCGGGTCGACGGACTCCGTGGTCGCGCCGGCGGTGACGACGACGCGCTCGCCGGCGAGCGGGCGGTCTCCCGCGGCGCGCGCGACGGCCGTGACGATGGCTTCCTCGGTCGCGATCTTCGCTTTCCCCTCCTCGATTCGCGGGTCGACGAACTCGACGCCCCAGGACTCGACGCGGTCGATGGCGTCGGCGACGCCGGGGTGGTCGTACATCGGCTCGTGCATCGCCGGCGCGACGACGACGGGGACGTCCGCCCCGAGCGCCGTCGTCGCACAGGTCGTCACCGGCGTGTCGTCGATGGCCGCCGCGACCTTCCCGACGGTGTTGGCCGTCGCGGGCGCGAGCAGGAGCACGTCGCCCCAGCCCTCGACGCCACAGAGGTCGACGTGTTCGACGGCCCCGGTCAGCTCGGTCACGACGTCGTTCTCCGTGGCGAACTCGACAGCCCACGGGTGGACGATTCCCTGTGCGCTGTCGGTCATGACCGCCCTGACGTTCGCCCCTTCGCGGCGCAGCTCGTGGGCCAGTTCCACCGTCTTGACCGCGGCGATGGAGCCCGAGACCCCCAACACGACGTTGACTCCCTGCAACATGGCACTCACTTCACCGTCGCCGCCTAAAAGTCTCCCTTCACTCGACTAGCCGCGGCGAGAGCACTACTTCGGGAGTAACGGCCTGTCTTCGAGGGGCGGGGGAAGGGTTTGAGTCAAATCGTCCCGTAGAGAGGGGTATGGACACGGATCGACTGACGAAGCTCGCGCTCAACTACCTCGCGCTGTTCGTACTGGTGTTTCTGGTCCTCGCGGCCGTCCGAGCGGTCGTCGGCGACGTCGGCTTCTGGATAGAGCTGGCGATCGTCGTCGTGGTCGCCCTCGCGTACCGCCCGGTCGTGACGCGACTCGGCGTCGCTCCCAGCGGCTGGGAATGACATCCTCCTCGCCGTAACCGGCGAGGTTTCCTCGCGCTGGGGGTATCGACTACCGACCCACGGAGGCAACTTGCGGGTTCGTATGCTCCTCGTTGGGAACTGAGCATGGTGACTCTGACCAGTTATGGTCGTCCCACTTGAGGCATACAGGCCGTGCCATCGACCGTGTTACCGTCGTCTGCCGTCTCAAGAACGATTCACTCGCCAAGAGGTCGGCATGACCTTCAAACCCACACGAACACGTCAGCGTGTCCTGATGACGAACCGTGTCCGTGGTTGACCCACAGTTCCGACACGTCTGACTTGTCCACGCCTCAGACCGAACCTCAACCGACATACCATATTCTTCAGCGGTACACGCCAGTCTGTTCACGAATGCTCTGAACGCCCAGAAATTGTGCGTCTTCTCGTTCGCTCGAACCGACCAGTGTGTTTCCAACACGTCGGTTAAGTCACCCACGTACACTGTCGAAACACCTTCTTCGTAGAGGCGTTCGATGAGGTCTCGGGCGAGTGCGTCTTGGGCGTGGTTCCGTCGCTTGGCACGTCGGTCGTACAGGAGTCGGATACGATGACTACTGTATCGCCCCTCCTCCAACAGTGATTGAAGTTGGGCTATTTCTCGCGTCGTCTCGCGGAATCGCTCGAATAGGTCACGACCTTCGTACAGGTATTGCTGGCCGGTCGTGGTTGTGCAGGCGACGAGGTTGTTCGCACCAATATCCAGAGCGGCTTCTTGCGAAGCCAGTGGATGTGCCAGTCGAGAATGGTCTTCACTGATTGTGACTGGCTGAAAGGCCCTGAATGTCTGTGCTTGCTCGTCGTAGAACAACTCTAACCGACCCTGCTTTTCGTACTCTTTCCAATTGGGGTTGCCTCGAACTTCGAGCCGAAGGCGTTCACGGTATCCCAACCCGTACTCGTCTTTCAGATCTTTGCCAATGAGGATTTCGAGGCGGGAGTATTCGCCCCATTCGACAGAGTACGATGTAGTGCGGATGTACGTTCGGAGTTCACGTCCGTTTTCTGAGTTACCCCAAAATCCGGGTTTGCCGTTGGCTTCGTCCTTCTTCTTAAGACTGAAGAACGAGTTCCAAGCTTCACTATTTTTTCGCTCGATTTGCTGGACCGTCGAAGCACCGAGAACACCGCCGTAGCGACCGCGGTACTCGCTGATGTCCCACACGTCTCCGTCTGGGTCGGCGTAGTTTTTCCGACGTTCGTAGTTAATTTCGTTCCAGAGTGCGGCAGAAGCGTCCAACAGGCGTCGGAGCAACTCCTCGTCCTCATCGGACTGTGGAATCACGTCGAACGTGTTGGCTCGCTTCATCGACTACTGGTTGCATCCGAACACACATAAATGTGGGTTCTATGTGGTACTATATGGTCGAGGTCCGCATCGAGTTTGACGACGAGGAACAGTATGTGCGGCTGAAGGAACTGAAGAAGCGCCGTGGGTTGACGTGGAAGGGGTTGCTCCTCGAAGGAGAGAAAAAAGTCAGAGAGGATATCCCGGAGTGAGCGTCGAACGTGGTCTGTGGCGTGGGGTGTCGGATTCACGCCCGCCCTAAAGGACAGGGACTCTTTCTTTGAGTCAGGTAGGCGACATTCGACAGCGCCGACGAGAACCGGCTCACTCGGCGACCGACCGCTTCTCGCGCACGGTCAGTGCGAGACCGAACGCTACCAGCGCCACGAGGACGAGCCCGAGTGCGACCGCGGAGCGCCACGCGGCCTCGGGCGACGCCGGCGGTGCGAGCGCGGGGACGAGGAGATACCGCGCGGCGAGCGCGACGACGACGGCGGTAGCGAGGACGGCGGCGCTGCCGGTGACGTGGACGTACTGACTGTCGGTCGACTCGGCGGCCCGACCCAGTTGCGCGCCGAGCCCGCTCGCGTGGACGCCCGTGTCCCAGACCAGCAGCGCCCCGGCGACGCCGACGACGACCAGCGGCGTCCACAGGCCGAGTTCCGCCGCGCCGAGCGTCGACAGGAACAGGAGCGCGCTCCCGACCGTGAACCCGACGCTCGTCGGTGCGACGAAGCCGGTGTCGGGAAGCAACGCGACGGCCTGCAACGCGATCCCGGTCACGAGCAGGAGCGAGACGACCGCGCCGAGGACGACCGCCGCCGGGCCGACGACGGTCGTGACGCCGCCGTCCGGCCCAGGGAGAAGCGGACGGCCAAGGACGGACAGCGCGGCCGTTCCGACGAGCGCCAGCGCGACCGTGAGGAGACCTCCCGCCTGCAGCGACAGCGTTCGCGCCGGGTCGTCGCCCAGCCAGTCGGCGACCCAGTGACGGAGACCGTCGGCGGCGACGACGCCGACCAGCGCGACGGCGACCAGGCCGACAGCCACGTGGAGAACACCCGAGAGCGCGAACTCCAGTACCGGTCCGACCAGGGGGACGCCGTCGAGGAACAGCGCGAACAGCGCCCGTCCGAAGGGCGTCAGCGCGACGAACAGTTCGACGCCGAGGACCGCCCAGACGGTCTTGGGCACGTCGGTCGCCGCGACGCCGGCGTCGGCCAGCCCATCGAGCGGTCCCTCGCTGTCGGGTCGGTCGGGGAGCCACCCGTCCACGATCGGTACCGTTCGGTCGAGCAGCGCGAGGACGCCGAGCACCGCGAGCTGGAGCGTGACGAAGGCGACGAGCGACGACGAGACGGCGAGCGCGAGAACGGCCGCGGCGACCGCCGTCAGCGGGTCGAACTCGACGAGGAGGTTCAGGAGGACCGCGAGGACGATACCGACGAGGAGCGCGTTGCCGCTCTCGCGCAGCGCCGTCCCCAGCGAGTCGCTCCGGGCCAGCCCGGTCGTCGCGTCGGTGACGACGAGCGTGACGGCGAGTCCGAGACCGAGGGTGACGAACAGCGCGGGCGTGCTCGCACCGAGTGTTAGCGTCGCGCCGAGACACAGCGTCCCGACGAGGAGCGCGACGCTCCCGCCGGCGACGCGCGCGTTCGAGCCTCCGTCGAGCGCCCAGATGCCACCGGCGAGCGAGAGTGCGCCACCGACGCTCACCAGAACCGTGAGCGGGTCGCCGACGCCGAGACCGACCAGCAGCGCCACCGCGACGGCCAGCGTGCCCGAGAGCGCCGCCGTCGAGCGGACGGGCCGCCCGTCGAGTCCGCTCACGCCGACCACCCCGACTCGGCCCGCAGGAGCGCCGTCGCGAGCGGGTCCGTCGGCGTCCAGTCCACGACGCGGACGCTCGGGCGCAACCCGTCGAGCCGCTCGGCCCGGTCGAACCCGGCGAGAGTCCCGCCGGGCGTCTCGTCCGTGGTCACGTCGGGACTCAGCACCGTCACCGAGTGGCCGTGAGCGGCGAGGCGCTTCGCGGCGTCGGCCGCCCGGTCGTCGAGCAGCGGCGTACAGAAGACGACCTGCGCCCCGTCGGGAAGCGTCCGGTCGAGCGTCCCGACGACGTCGCCGCCGTCGGGCGCAGCTCCGCCGCCCTCTCTGCCGGGTTCGTGACGCTCGCTTTCGTACTGTTCGAGGCGGGAGACGGACTGGAACAGCTGGCCGCCCTCGACGCCCGTCAGGAATTCGCCGTCCTCGCCGTCGCTCGAATCGCCGTCGTTGCCACCGCCGAAGAACTCGCGGAGCCGGCGTCGCTGCGCGCGGTCGGCGGCCGGGCGGAGGTACGCGCCGTCGTCGAAGGTCGCCGCGCCCACGCGGTTGTCCTCGGCCAGCAGCGTCGCCCCGATCCGCTCGGCGGCGTAGACGGCGAACTGGACGGCGCTCGGCGCGCGGGGTCGCGGCGACACGGGGTTTCGCGTATCGACCAGCAAGACGACGCTCGCGGCCGCGGTCTCCCGGAACTCGACGGTCGCCAGTTCGCTCGTCCGGGCGAACCGGTTCCAGTCGATGCGCGCCATCGGGTCGGTCGACTGGTACTCGCGGACGGCGTAGAACGAGACCCCGTCGCCGCCCGCCCGCGTCGGGACGCGCCCCGCCCGCGGGAGCGTCTGCGCCGACAGGGGGAGCGACTCGACGTCGGCGCTACACTCGACAGTCGTCTCGACGCGCACCCGCTGGCGGCACTCGCCGGTGCCGGTGAGGTCGCGACAGACCACCGTCGTCTCGCCGAACGGGTGGTCGCCGCGGCGCGCCTCGACGGCGTACGTGAACGAGGCGCTGTCGTCGGCGTCGAGGGCCGTCCCGAACCGGGGCGACCCCGCGACGACGCGGAGGCGCTCGGGGACGCCGTCGACGACGCGTACGTCCGGGAGATAGCCGAGGCCGTCGTTGCTGACGGTCACCGTCACCGCGACCGCCTCGCCGGGGAGCGGCGCGGCCGGTTCGAGGGTTCGTTCGACGGTCAGGACCGGTTCGGGGTCCCGCGTCGCCGCCTCGTAGGCCGCGTAGACGAGCCCGACCGTCGAGGCGACGAAGATAGCTGCGTTGCCGGTGGCGACGCCCGCCGCGCCCGCGACGAGCGCCGCCGAGAGCCCGATCGAGCGGCGAGCGCGCCGTCGGTCAGTCATCGGGAATCACCGCCGCGGAGCCGGCGGATCTCGGCGAGCGTCGCGGCCACCTCCCGGTCGAACCCCTCGCCGCTGGCCCAGTCGCGCAACTGGACGGCGAGCGGCGGGTCGCCGGCCCGCTCGCCGACCAGGGAGGCCGCGCGCGCGTCGTCGGTCCACGTCCCGTCCTCGATCGCGGTCTCCGCCGCCTCGCGGTCGCGGTCGGTGTACCTGACGAGCGCCCGGCGCACCGCCTCTCGGAGGCGATGCCGAACTTCGACCGCGTAACTCGCTTCGATGCCGTTGTAGGGATCGACGCGGCCGTCGATGCGCTGCAAGAGGGCGTCGACGTCGTCGCCGACGACAGAGTGAGATTCGCCGTGGATCGTCTCTGGGTTCGCGCTCGGGAGTTCGACCGGCGTCTCGGGCGTCGATTCCCCGTCCTCCTCGCGGCCGAGGACGCCGTAGAGCCCGACGAGCGCGACCGCGACCCCGGCGTACGGTGCGGCGGCCCGGAGCGCGGCCGTTGCGGTCGAATCCGCGGGCGCGGGGAGGAGACCGGGAATCGCGACGACGAGGACGGCCGCCGCGAGGGCCGCGAGTCCGGCGAGTGTGAGCACCCGCCAGAGCGGGCCGGCCTCCTCGCGCTCGACCGTCGCGTCGACGGTCGCCCCGTCGGAGAGCGTCCCGCGAGTCGCCCGCTCGGTCGACGTCGTCTTCTCGCTGGCGGGAGGGTCGGCCGACCCGACCTCGTCTGCCGTCGACTCTTCGCTCACCGTCTCGGTCTGGCTCACCGCTCGTCACCCCCCTCGAAGATGCTCGAAAGCGCGTCTCGCGCTGCCTCCGTCCGAGTGGTCGAAGCCGATCGGCCGCCGTACTGGACGGCCCGGAACAGGTCGGTCAACCGCTGCACCGGACCTTCCGGAAGCCCGATGTCGACGGCTTTCCGGGCGTACTCGCCGGGCGTCGTCGCCGCGGGGTTCGCGACCGGGATCACCGCGGTCAGTCGCTGCCACGCCTCCTGTATCGTCGGCGGACTGGGTTCGTCCGGCGTCTCGGCGTCGGCGCTCGTCTCGGTCGTCGCCCGCAGGTCCTCGCTCGTGGGGTCGTCGCGTTCGAGGAACGCCGGTCGGTCGATGCCGCCGCGGAGCGAGGCCAGCAGCCCGCCGCCGGTCAGCCCCGAGAGGGCGCGTCCCGGCGAGACCGCCAGCGTCCCGAGCACCCCTGGGAGCGTGACGAGGGTGCGGCCGGTCATCCGACTCAGCGGACCCAGTCCCGCGGCGAGACCGCCGCCGACGCCGCGAACGACGCGACCGACGCCCGCGGCGACGCTCGAAAGCGCGGCCGCACCGCCGAGCAACGCCGTCGTCGTCAGCTGCGGAATCCGCTGGAGCGCGCCCGTGACGGGGAGCCACCGCGGAATCGGGAGCCACGAGAACCCGAGTCCAGGGAGACCGAACCCCCCGCCGTCGAAGCCGTCGCCGCCGCGGACGACGAGGAGACCGACGTAGCCGAGCGCCAGAACTGTGAGCAAGCCGAGCAGCTGCGGGAGGAACGAGAGGGAGGGGGCGCCGCTCCCGCCGCCGGTGTCGGCCGCTGGCGTGGCTGTCGGTTCGGCGGTCGGAACCGGCGTCGCCGTCGGTTCGGCGACCGGAGTGGAGGGGGTGGGCGCGGGGGCCGATGGCCCGTCGGCGACGGGACCGCTCTGCTGGAGTCCCACGTCCAGCGCAGCGGGGAACAGCGCCGTCGCGTAGACGACGGCGCCGGCACAGAGGAGGGCCAGGGCGGCGCGCGTGAGACTGGAAGGCACTATTCATGACTTCTGTCCAACCAGTCTAAAGTATTGTCCTTGTTCGAAGGAGTTTTCGAGCGACCAGAAGTATTTTGGCGCGTTGACAGCTATCTCCAGACACGCGTATGGGGACCCTCAACCGCCGCATCCTGACGACCCTCCTGCTCCTCCTGGCGATCGACGTCGCCGTCGTCGCCACCGTCGCGTCCCTCCTGACGCCGTGGCTCACGCCGCTTCGAGACGCCGTCGACGCGGTGCTTCCCGGCGGGCCCGGCCCCGCGTGGTGGCTCGCGGTCGTGGCTCCGGCGCTCGCCGCCTTCGTCTGGGCGCAGTTACGGTACACGCGCGCACAGACGCTCGCGGCGGCCGACGCCCGCGAGGTGAACCGAGCCGAGTATCCGGACCTCTTCGAGCGGGTTCAGCGCCTCTGTCAGCAAGCGGATATGTCGATGCCGACGGTCGCTGTCGCCGACAGCGACGTTCCGAACAGTTTCGCCGTCGGTACCGTCGGAAGCGCCACCGTCGTCGTCAGCGAGGGCCTGCTCGCCGCGCTCTCGGGCGACGAACTCGACGCCGTGTTGGCCCACGAGCTGATGCACGTCAAGAACCGCGACGCCGCCGTGATGACGCTTGCCAGCTTCCTCCCGGCGCTGACCAACGGCGAGTACGGTCCCATCGACGACGCGCTTCCGGGCTCTCGCGGGAGTCGACTCGTCTTCGGCGC encodes the following:
- a CDS encoding nucleoside deaminase yields the protein MDSPQFDEFDHETHMREAFALAREAAARGDEPFGSVLVRDDVVVMSDSNRVVTEADIRRHPELHLAHRACREYDAEERSEMVMYTSTEPCPMCAGGMATAGFGRVVYSVDHEEIAAFTGDEPAPGSAEILEGTTDVVGPVLNDEGRQIHREFDW
- a CDS encoding DUF7519 family protein — protein: MSGLDGRPVRSTAALSGTLAVAVALLVGLGVGDPLTVLVSVGGALSLAGGIWALDGGSNARVAGGSVALLVGTLCLGATLTLGASTPALFVTLGLGLAVTLVVTDATTGLARSDSLGTALRESGNALLVGIVLAVLLNLLVEFDPLTAVAAAVLALAVSSSLVAFVTLQLAVLGVLALLDRTVPIVDGWLPDRPDSEGPLDGLADAGVAATDVPKTVWAVLGVELFVALTPFGRALFALFLDGVPLVGPVLEFALSGVLHVAVGLVAVALVGVVAADGLRHWVADWLGDDPARTLSLQAGGLLTVALALVGTAALSVLGRPLLPGPDGGVTTVVGPAAVVLGAVVSLLLVTGIALQAVALLPDTGFVAPTSVGFTVGSALLFLSTLGAAELGLWTPLVVVGVAGALLVWDTGVHASGLGAQLGRAAESTDSQYVHVTGSAAVLATAVVVALAARYLLVPALAPPASPEAAWRSAVALGLVLVALVAFGLALTVREKRSVAE
- the coaBC gene encoding bifunctional phosphopantothenoylcysteine decarboxylase/phosphopantothenate--cysteine ligase CoaBC, whose amino-acid sequence is MLQGVNVVLGVSGSIAAVKTVELAHELRREGANVRAVMTDSAQGIVHPWAVEFATENDVVTELTGAVEHVDLCGVEGWGDVLLLAPATANTVGKVAAAIDDTPVTTCATTALGADVPVVVAPAMHEPMYDHPGVADAIDRVESWGVEFVDPRIEEGKAKIATEEAIVTAVARAAGDRPLAGERVVVTAGATTESVDPVRTLSSRASGQTGRAVARACHVHGADVTLVHDGPEVPYAAVEPVESAAEMTAAVADLASDADALVSAAAISDYTVSRADEKIKSGRENLTLSLEPTPKLIDTVREAHPELPIVGFKVESAGDDETLVARARELRDRVGLAFVVANDASVMGEAETRALFVRDDDASEYVGDKGGLGLRVAEELRTTLNG
- a CDS encoding M48 family metalloprotease, which produces MGTLNRRILTTLLLLLAIDVAVVATVASLLTPWLTPLRDAVDAVLPGGPGPAWWLAVVAPALAAFVWAQLRYTRAQTLAAADAREVNRAEYPDLFERVQRLCQQADMSMPTVAVADSDVPNSFAVGTVGSATVVVSEGLLAALSGDELDAVLAHELMHVKNRDAAVMTLASFLPALTNGEYGPIDDALPGSRGSRLVFGALAFVGAYLLSARFVEAPFGSLAFTLSVAFLFGLTVVLGGVLLGVFTAPVVVLGRSLSREREFAADRSAAKLTGNPSALVAALETLDGDATPTPETDKRRAYDGVRGLCFLPYGFEDDPATDEFRVETRSHPPTEARIERLGDVLREL
- a CDS encoding RNA-guided endonuclease InsQ/TnpB family protein gives rise to the protein MKRANTFDVIPQSDEDEELLRRLLDASAALWNEINYERRKNYADPDGDVWDISEYRGRYGGVLGASTVQQIERKNSEAWNSFFSLKKKDEANGKPGFWGNSENGRELRTYIRTTSYSVEWGEYSRLEILIGKDLKDEYGLGYRERLRLEVRGNPNWKEYEKQGRLELFYDEQAQTFRAFQPVTISEDHSRLAHPLASQEAALDIGANNLVACTTTTGQQYLYEGRDLFERFRETTREIAQLQSLLEEGRYSSHRIRLLYDRRAKRRNHAQDALARDLIERLYEEGVSTVYVGDLTDVLETHWSVRANEKTHNFWAFRAFVNRLACTAEEYGMSVEVRSEAWTSQTCRNCGSTTDTVRHQDTLTCSCGFEGHADLLASESFLRRQTTVTRSMARPVCLKWDDHNWSESPCSVPNEEHTNPQVASVGR
- a CDS encoding DUF4129 domain-containing protein — its product is MPSSLTRAALALLCAGAVVYATALFPAALDVGLQQSGPVADGPSAPAPTPSTPVAEPTATPVPTAEPTATPAADTGGGSGAPSLSFLPQLLGLLTVLALGYVGLLVVRGGDGFDGGGFGLPGLGFSWLPIPRWLPVTGALQRIPQLTTTALLGGAAALSSVAAGVGRVVRGVGGGLAAGLGPLSRMTGRTLVTLPGVLGTLAVSPGRALSGLTGGGLLASLRGGIDRPAFLERDDPTSEDLRATTETSADAETPDEPSPPTIQEAWQRLTAVIPVANPAATTPGEYARKAVDIGLPEGPVQRLTDLFRAVQYGGRSASTTRTEAARDALSSIFEGGDER
- a CDS encoding DUF7269 family protein, with protein sequence MSQTETVSEESTADEVGSADPPASEKTTSTERATRGTLSDGATVDATVEREEAGPLWRVLTLAGLAALAAAVLVVAIPGLLPAPADSTATAALRAAAPYAGVAVALVGLYGVLGREEDGESTPETPVELPSANPETIHGESHSVVGDDVDALLQRIDGRVDPYNGIEASYAVEVRHRLREAVRRALVRYTDRDREAAETAIEDGTWTDDARAASLVGERAGDPPLAVQLRDWASGEGFDREVAATLAEIRRLRGGDSR
- a CDS encoding DUF58 domain-containing protein; translation: MTDRRRARRSIGLSAALVAGAAGVATGNAAIFVASTVGLVYAAYEAATRDPEPVLTVERTLEPAAPLPGEAVAVTVTVSNDGLGYLPDVRVVDGVPERLRVVAGSPRFGTALDADDSASFTYAVEARRGDHPFGETTVVCRDLTGTGECRQRVRVETTVECSADVESLPLSAQTLPRAGRVPTRAGGDGVSFYAVREYQSTDPMARIDWNRFARTSELATVEFRETAAASVVLLVDTRNPVSPRPRAPSAVQFAVYAAERIGATLLAEDNRVGAATFDDGAYLRPAADRAQRRRLREFFGGGNDGDSSDGEDGEFLTGVEGGQLFQSVSRLEQYESERHEPGREGGGAAPDGGDVVGTLDRTLPDGAQVVFCTPLLDDRAADAAKRLAAHGHSVTVLSPDVTTDETPGGTLAGFDRAERLDGLRPSVRVVDWTPTDPLATALLRAESGWSA
- a CDS encoding DMT family transporter; this encodes MSWLLLFVAGLFEVGWAIGLEYSDGLSKPLPTAGTVLSLVVSMVLLARAVQDLPIGTAYAVWTGIGAVGTAALGIVLFDEPATSARLLFISVIVFGIVGLHFVSQGY